Within the Alphaproteobacteria bacterium genome, the region TCTCGCGCAGCTCCCGATCTCGCTCGAGATATGGGATCAGCATGTCGTAGCCGCGCGGCACATTGAAATAGGCGGTCGGCGCCACCTCGCGCAAATTTCGGACCGTGGTCTCGACCAGCCTGCCGACAGGCTTGCCGAAATCGATGTAGAGAGTGCCGCCGTTCCGGAGGATCAGGTTGAAATTGTGATTTCCGCCGAAAGTGTGGTTCCAAGGCAACCAATCGACGATCACGGGTGGGCGCTCCTCGAGAAAGGGCCATAATTGCGCGATCGACTGCTGGTTCGAGCAGAGCATGCGCTGTGTGTTGATGACGCCCTTGGGCTTTCCGGTCGAGCCCGATGTGAAAAGTACCTTGGCCGCGGTCTCGGGGCCGACTTCCGCAAAGCGTCGGCCGACCGTCTCGTCCGATGCGGCAGAAAGGAGGTCGGAAAACGGCGTTGCCCTTCGCCCCGGCGGCTCATTGACGCTTGTCACGAGTTCCACGTAGTCGGGTACCGCGGCGGCAATGGCGCCTGCGAATTTCATTCCATCGGCCGCGTAGACCAGGCCGGGCTCGATCAGCGCCAGCACGTATTTGAGCTGGCTGCCGTCCCGCGAAATCAGGGAATAGGCGGGCGAAACCGGTACCGCCGGGATCCCGATATGCATCGCGGCGAGTTGGAGAAGGCCGTTATCGATCCCGTTGTCGGAAAGGATGGCCACCGGACGATCCGCGTCGAGCCCGCGACGAAGCAGGCTGGCCGCAATGCGCTCGACCGCAATGAGGGCCGCGGCATAGCCGACACGACGCCAACGCCCGTCCTCTCTGCGCTCCGCGAGAAAGCATCGCGAAGGTGCGGCGCTCGCCCAATAGCGCAAGTACTCGCCAACCATGCGCGCATGAGGTTTCAATTCGCTGCGCGCGCGGAGCAGGAGTCCGCCGCCCGGGAGTGCGCGGCTATCGATCTCGGGGAGCGCCAGATTCAAAGCCTTGAACGGCGGTTTCGCCATCGCAACCGATTCTCCCGAAGAAGCCTTCGGTTCGCGTCGCTGTATCGCAATCTTATCTCGGCCTATCTCAACCCAGCCTCCTCCTAATGTCGAGTGCCGGAATAAGCGGCTCCGAGCGCCACAACGGATAACAATTTATTGATCGAGAGGCTTGGGCGTGTTCGAGGCCGTGATCGTTGCAACGCTTCCCGATATATCGTCGGAGTCCTCGACGGGCGCTATCCTCAAATTTCGCTGCATCGATTTCCTGTTTCTGCTCGGCGGTTATCGACCTACGGAACCGCCTGCGGTTTGATTTCGTCTTCGCCGGCGGTCGCCTCGAATTCCAAGGTAACGCGGAGGCCGGGGTTGTTGTCTTCGAGGCGCAGTGCTGCTCTGTGGAGTTGTGCTACCGCCGCGACAAGGCTCA harbors:
- a CDS encoding feruloyl-CoA synthase, which encodes MAKPPFKALNLALPEIDSRALPGGGLLLRARSELKPHARMVGEYLRYWASAAPSRCFLAERREDGRWRRVGYAAALIAVERIAASLLRRGLDADRPVAILSDNGIDNGLLQLAAMHIGIPAVPVSPAYSLISRDGSQLKYVLALIEPGLVYAADGMKFAGAIAAAVPDYVELVTSVNEPPGRRATPFSDLLSAASDETVGRRFAEVGPETAAKVLFTSGSTGKPKGVINTQRMLCSNQQSIAQLWPFLEERPPVIVDWLPWNHTFGGNHNFNLILRNGGTLYIDFGKPVGRLVETTVRNLREVAPTAYFNVPRGYDMLIPYLERDRELRENFFRDLDMMFYAGAALPQHLWEKLERLSIEAIGERVVMLSAWGSTETAPSATKVHFPTERAGVIGLPGPGTEIKLAPVGAKLELRVRGPCVTPGYWKRDDLTVGMFDEDGFLKMGDAGRLADSLDPCKGIVFDGRLAENFKLSTGAWVNVGDLRTEAITAGAPVIQDVVVAGHDRTEIGLLIFPNVAGCCSVCPDIKGEAPLAELVGRPEIRRLLISRFESYNATNNSSSRRIARAILLIDPPSIDAGEITDKGYINQRAVLERRARTVERLFDGAPDVDVIRLDRAALTVPR